A portion of the Drosophila sechellia strain sech25 chromosome 2R, ASM438219v1, whole genome shotgun sequence genome contains these proteins:
- the LOC6615417 gene encoding uncharacterized protein LOC6615417, producing MSTPQYRPPKEIQDLLDQKEQQQANQRRRTAVLPKRSWIQRNPRLFQISFITGSLLVFFSKPLFDCFIADPLPPPETKVPPHKR from the coding sequence ATGTCCACACCGCAGTATAGGCCTCCGAAGGAAATTCAAGACTTGCTAGACCAAAAGGAGCAACAGCAGGCGAATCAGCGCAGGCGAACCGCTGTGCTGCCCAAACGCTCGTGGATTCAGCGAAATCCACGCCTGTTCCAGATCTCCTTCATCACAGGCTCACTGCTGGTTTTCTTCTCCAAGCCCCTGTTTGACTGCTTTATCGCCGATCCTCTGCCGCCGCCGGAGACCAAAGTGCCGCCTCACAAGCGCTGA
- the LOC6615418 gene encoding dr1-associated corepressor has translation MPSKKKKYNARFPAGRIKKIMQSDEEIGKVAQAVPVIISRTLELFVESLLTKTLRITNARNAKTLSPSHMRQCIVTEKRFDFLKELVRNIPDISVAEEAAYNEDDVLRSSPEDQYPDSDTPYDLSLPSTSMRSQANGTTAYMRSMSLNNGAGSGGGAAATKRQFQSQHSTQQTPTTSTTLPAKLARSESTPAYTPRGRPPNHLKKQSMQLDTAIPAPICNYELNKPIVKIDYSHVQMQMPTANLCTPDASDSGSGSGAGSGAFNFDIAAPVINIDLTNIVADGAAGSRLPAATPGDNNNVNQMAGKSSAPIIPKATAASATPTETVFELDEDYDNI, from the exons ATGCCatcgaaaaagaaaaaatacaacGCACGCTTTCCGGCG GGGCGCATAAAGAAGATCATGCAAAGCGACGAGGAAATCGGGAAGGTGGCCCAGGCCGTGCCTGTTATCATCTCGCGCACGCTGGAGCTCTTCGTGGAGTCGCTGCTGACCAAGACGCTGCGCATCACGAATGCGCGCAACGCCAAGACGCTATCGCCATCGCACATGAGGCAGTGCATCGTGACCGAGAAACGCTTTGACTTCCTCAAGGAGCTGGTCCGCAACATACCCGACATCAGTGTGGCCGAGGAGGCCGCCTACAACGAGGACGATGTGTTACGCAGCTCGCCAGAGGATCAGTATCCAGATTCAGACACGCCATATGATCTTAGCCTGCCATCGACGTCAATGCGCTCGCAGGCGAACGGCACAACTGCCTACATGCGCTCCATGAGTCTGAACAACGGAGCCGGATCGGGCGGAGGTGCCGCCGCCACCAAGCGTCAGTTTCAGTCGCAGCACTCCACCCAGCAAACtcccaccaccagcaccaccctGCCCGCTAAACTGGCCCGGTCCGAGTCCACGCCGGCCTACACGCCACGCGGCAGGCCCCCCAATCACCTCAAAAAACAGTCGATGCAGCTCGATACTGCCATACCCGCCCCGATCTGCAACTACGAACTCAACAAGCCCATTGTCAAGATCGACTACAGCCAcgtgcagatgcagatgccgACGGCGAACCTGTGCACACCGGACGCCTCGGATTCTGGGTCAGGATCGGGCGCCGGATCTGGGGCTTTTAACTTCGACATAGCTGCTCCGGTTATCAATATCGATCTGACGAATATCGTGGCCGATGGAGCAGCTGGCAGTAGATTACCAGCGGCCACGCCGGGGGACAACAACAATGTGAACCAAATGGCTGGAAAGAGCAGCGCTCCCATCATTCCAAAGGCCACCGCGGCATCAGCGACCCCCACTGAAACCGTTTTCGAATTAGACGAAGACTATGACAATATTTGA
- the LOC6615414 gene encoding uncharacterized protein LOC6615414: protein MEAEAQECSAPVSVNKSDSSAPPVLNISGRVKSEWNAPRIRGKKKPPAVLDAPKVNPNTFPAILSRILLNTDAPPVAPPKFNPADGTQYLCFLCLEKPESRKRVYHMFITTEKKLASDYDHTRKLYENRKEYIYTNNISVETVCARALYRRVQKKFTDVQWNKLGNVFETDMAGRSDVWGISDRVFALRIEEHERLFNYIKFLSSTKS, encoded by the coding sequence ATGGAAGCTGAAGCTCAAGAATGTAGTGCACCTGTATCTGTAAACAAAAGTGATTCATCAGCGCCACCGGTGCTCAATATATCCGGAAGGGTCAAGTCAGAGTGGAATGCACCCCGCATTAGGGGAAAAAAGAAGCCCCCGGCTGTCTTGGACGCACCCAAAGTGAATCCGAACACATTTCCAGCGATATTGAGCAGGATTCTACTGAACACCGATGCTCCACCTGTAGCTCCACCGAAGTTTAATCCAGCCGACGGCACACAGTACCTTTGCTTCCTGTGCCTCGAGAAGCCGGAGAGTCGAAAGCGCGTCTATCACATGTTCATCACGACTGAAAAGAAGCTGGCAAGCGACTACGACCACACCAGGAAGCTGTACGAGAATCGCAAGGAGTACATATATACCAATAATATATCCGTGGAAACAGTCTGTGCACGAGCACTGTACCGCCGGGTTCAAAAGAAGTTCACGGACGTACAGTGGAACAAGCTGGGCAACGTTTTTGAGACTGACATGGCCGGACGCAGTGATGTCTGGGGTATATCTGATCGAGTTTTCGCTTTGCGTATCGAGGAGCACGAAAGACTATTTAATTACATCAAGTTTCTGAGCTCAACGAAGAGCTAA
- the LOC6615416 gene encoding uncharacterized protein LOC6615416, with protein MESVRKANQRIRNYPVLLSKCADKATAYAVCVSRDLNVQHKICDTEFKEFLSCIRKTALEMKTKL; from the coding sequence ATGGAATCGGTGCGCAAAGCCAACCAAAGAATCCGCAACTATCCAGTACTGCTGAGCAAGTGCGCGGACAAAGCCACTGCGTATGCGGTTTGCGTGTCGCGTGATCTGAACGTGCAGCACAAAATCTGCGACACCGAGTTCAAGGAGTTCCTAAGCTGCATCCGCAAGACTGCTTTGGAAATGAAGACCAAGCTCTAG
- the LOC116800510 gene encoding uncharacterized protein LOC116800510: MEKEVQQKSSSNCKTCQARVLNISGKVESSQSVSCLENKILSVPDLPVISPKSFPIIMGRIPLRSNCPPEPVTKVNLTDFEQNLCFLCMEKPSLGKRVYHMFVTNEMDIEKDYLKVRKTYKKRKDIVIVDQLTLYTLCARSLYHRVQNKLTDVKWNKHRNVFEMKKIGLKDNLNLWNKLYALENEERAKLFNYTKFLSATNS, encoded by the coding sequence ATGGAAAAGGAAGTTCAACAAAAAAGTTCGAGTAATTGTAAAACTTGCCAAGCACGTGTGCTTAACATTTCCGGAAAAGTGGAGTCAAGCCAAAGCGTTTCCTGTcttgaaaataaaattctaTCGGTTCCTGATCTGCCAGTAATAAGCCCAAAATCATTTCCGATTATAATGGGTAGAATACCATTGAGATCTAATTGCCCGCCGGAACCCGTAACAAAAGTGAATCTAACCGACTTTGAGCAGAATCTGTGCTTCTTGTGCATGGAGAAACCATCGTTGGGAAAGCGAGTGTATCACATGTTCGTCACAAATGAAATGGATATAGAAAAGGACTATCTGAAGGTGCGAAAAACCTACAAGAAAAGAAAGGACATCGTAATCGTGGACCAGCTAACACTTTACACACTTTGTGCGCGATCGTTGTACCACAGAGTTCAGAATAAGTTGACCGATGTCAAGTGGAATAAGCACCGAAATGTTTTTGAGATGAAAAAGATTGGGCTAAAGGACAATTTGAACCTTTGGAACAAGTTGTATGCGCTGGAAAACGAAGAGAGGGCAAAGCTATTTAACTATACTAAGTTCCTAAGCGCAACGAACAGCTAA
- the LOC116800514 gene encoding cx9C motif-containing protein 4: protein MSDTRKDPCKPNACRIQACLTKNHYQEDKCLDVLEAMRQCCLKWHKESLCCSGIDLEKTYLPDASKEKNPIGKSKK from the exons ATGTCTGACACGCGCAAGGATCCCTGCAAACCGAACGCCTGCCGCATACAAGCCTGTCTGACCA AGAATCACTACCAGGAGGACAAGTGCTTGGATGTCCTTGAGGCAATGCGCCAGTGTTGTTTGAAGTGGCATAAGGAATCACTTTGCTGCAGTGGAATCGATCTGGAGAAGACTTATCTACCAGACGCATCCAAGGAAAAGAACCCAATCGGCAAGTC GAAAAAATAA
- the LOC6615415 gene encoding GPI mannosyltransferase 1: MTQTKATTTGWQRLGRRILYTSFQTHLLISALLRIGLICYGQIHDSQSAVPYTDIDYKVVTDGARQVLAGDTPFARHTYRYSPIMAYLQTLNILLHPAWGKLLYATFDLLIATLIYRLVHMEIKSQYQKTVQHLLSKFNRPRDSDQSLDALDERSHPENLARASACFWLYNPLTAVISTRGSGDCFSSFFVILTIYLLLKSEHNVARSYWLIFGAGLAHGLVIHLRLYPLLFSLAYYLSLSTRLTQTPLDFLCQILRPNKQQLCLISGTLISLVAFTWTFYTMYGWEYIYEAYLYHFVRKDPRHNFSLQFLLQYLGSASSVAEPSAILKTLVLAPQFLLILYLSLSFGQFRQTLPFCIFAVAFVIVTYNSVVTSQYFIWYLAILPLCLNNFKMLSWRRCFGLLFLWLLAQALWLLPAYLLEFHTWNTFYWIGLQGAVFFVTNGYILEQLLSHYGFTQFKISYRKLL; the protein is encoded by the coding sequence ATGACTCAAACAAAGGCTACGACCACCGGATGGCAACGACTGGGTCGCCGCATCCTTTACACGAGTTTTCAGACCCATCTCCTAATATCCGCTCTGCTGCGAATAGGTTTAATCTGCTACGGACAAATACACGACAGTCAGTCAGCCGTGCCCTACACGGATATAGACTACAAGGTGGTGACTGATGGAGCCCGTCAAGTTTTGGCTGGGGACACACCCTTCGCCAGGCACACTTACCGATATAGCCCAATCATGGCATATCTGCAGACCTTAAACATCCTGCTTCATCCGGCGTGGGGTAAGCTACTGTATGCGACGTTCGATCTGCTTATCGCCACACTTATTTACCGTCTGGTGCACATGGAAATCAAGAGCCAGTACCAGAAGACCGTACAGCACCTGCTCAGCAAGTTCAACAGGCCACGGGATTCGGACCAATCGCTGGATGCCCTGGATGAGCGAAGTCATCCAGAGAACTTGGCCCGCGCCTCTGCTTGCTTTTGGCTTTACAATCCGCTGACGGCTGTAATATCCACACGTGGAAGCGGCGACTGCTTCTCGAGCTTTTTCGTGATACTAACTATATACCTGCTGTTAAAATCTGAGCACAATGTCGCCAGGAGTTACTGGCTTATATTCGGAGCGGGCTTGGCTCACGGTCTAGTCATTCACCTCCGTTTGTATCCGTTGTTATTCAGTTTGGCATACTATTTATCGCTATCAACGCGGCTGACACAAACTCCCCTCGACTTCCTGTGCCAAATCCTGCGGCCCAACAAGCAACAACTGTGCCTGATAAGTGGAACATTGATCAGCCTAGTGGCCTTCACTTGGACCTTCTACACAATGTACGGTTGGGAATACATATACGAAGCCTACCTGTACCACTTTGTACGCAAGGACCCGCGACACAACTTCTCGCTGCAGTTCCTTCTACAGTACCTGGGCAGTGCGTCAAGTGTGGCGGAGCCTTCTGCGATCCTGAAGACTCTAGTGCTGGCTCCGCAGTTCCTGCTCATCCTCTACTTAAGCTTGAGCTTCGGTCAGTTCCGCCAGACGCTGCCATTCTGCATCTTTGCCGTGGCCTTTGTCATCGTCACCTATAATTCGGTGGTAACCTCTCAGTACTTCATTTGGTACTTGGCCATTCTGCCGCTCTGTTTGAACAACTTCAAGATGCTGTCGTGGAGAAGGTGCTTCGGTCTCCTATTCCtctggctgcttgcccaggcGCTGTGGTTGCTGCCGGCCTATTTGCTGGAGTTTCACACATGGAACACCTTCTACTGGATTGGACTGCAAGGAGCCGTATTCTTTGTCACCAACGGATACATTTTGGAGCAGCTGTTGAGTCATTACGGGTTCACACAATTTAAGATAAGCTACAGAAAGTTACTGTAA